A stretch of Planctomicrobium piriforme DNA encodes these proteins:
- a CDS encoding LL-diaminopimelate aminotransferase yields the protein MPQINDNYLKLKAGYLFPEIGRRVTAFCQENPTAKVIRLGIGDVTEPLPPAIIDAMHKAVDEMARRETFRGYGPEQGYDFLRNAIVEHDFKARGCDIAADEVFVSDGSKCDTGNILDIFGLKNTVAMQDPVYPVYVDTNVMAGRTGAADAQGRYEGLTYLPCTAENDFTPSLPTKPVDLIYLCYPNNPTGAVATRETLTKWVDYAKQTGAVILFDAAYEAFITDPSLPHSIYEIPGARDVAIEFRSFSKNAGFTGTRCAFTVVPKTVMAKTADGAQQAIHPIWNRRHTTKFNGVSYIVQRGAEAVYSPAGKQQCADLVKFYLENAQILQHGLESVGISVYGGVNAPYIWLKTPDNKTSWDFFDYLLKNAHLVGTPGSGFGASGEGYFRLSAFNSRANVEEAVVRIKTLLGRLIA from the coding sequence ATGCCCCAGATCAACGACAACTACCTGAAGCTCAAGGCTGGCTACCTGTTCCCCGAAATCGGGCGTCGCGTGACGGCCTTTTGTCAGGAGAACCCGACCGCCAAAGTGATCCGACTGGGGATTGGCGACGTCACCGAGCCGTTGCCGCCGGCCATCATCGACGCCATGCACAAGGCGGTCGATGAAATGGCGCGTCGGGAAACTTTCCGCGGGTACGGTCCCGAGCAAGGCTATGACTTTCTCCGTAATGCCATCGTCGAGCACGACTTCAAAGCCCGGGGCTGCGACATCGCCGCCGACGAAGTGTTCGTTTCCGACGGTTCGAAGTGCGATACCGGCAACATCCTCGACATCTTCGGTTTGAAGAACACCGTTGCCATGCAGGATCCGGTATACCCGGTGTATGTCGACACGAACGTGATGGCCGGCCGTACCGGCGCCGCTGATGCTCAGGGGCGTTACGAAGGACTGACTTACCTTCCCTGCACCGCCGAGAACGACTTCACGCCGAGTCTGCCGACCAAGCCGGTTGACCTCATCTATCTCTGCTACCCGAATAATCCGACCGGCGCCGTCGCCACGCGTGAGACGCTGACGAAATGGGTCGACTACGCGAAGCAGACCGGCGCGGTCATTCTGTTCGATGCCGCTTACGAGGCGTTCATCACCGACCCGTCGCTGCCGCATTCAATCTACGAGATCCCCGGCGCGCGGGATGTCGCAATTGAGTTCCGCAGCTTCAGCAAGAACGCCGGCTTCACTGGCACCCGTTGTGCTTTCACGGTCGTTCCCAAGACGGTCATGGCGAAAACTGCGGACGGCGCTCAGCAGGCGATTCACCCGATCTGGAACCGTCGTCACACCACCAAATTCAACGGGGTGTCGTACATTGTCCAACGGGGAGCGGAAGCGGTCTACAGCCCGGCCGGCAAGCAACAGTGTGCCGACCTCGTCAAGTTCTATCTCGAGAACGCGCAGATCCTGCAGCACGGCCTCGAATCGGTTGGCATCAGCGTCTACGGCGGCGTGAATGCTCCGTATATCTGGCTGAAAACACCCGACAACAAGACAAGCTGGGACTTCTTCGACTATCTGCTGAAGAACGCCCATCTCGTCGGCACCCCCGGCAGCGGCTTTGGCGCCAGCGGCGAAGGCTACTTCCGCCTCAGCGCGTTCAACAGTCGTGCGAATGTGGAAGAAGCTGTCGTGCGAATCAAGACTCTGCTCGGGCGGCTGATCGCGTAA
- a CDS encoding FtsW/RodA/SpoVE family cell cycle protein, whose product MSPVNNRDDSIAGLFVTCAGLLLAVGMLMVYSSSITAVPSQEEQLYLSRQLTFLLAAGLAGILASQLPAWVWRKGAPVFFLATVVLLVLVLVPGIGRSVNGAQRWFRLGFISLQPSETAKLTLPMLLCAIRYGRKRGQLQSLSQCAALAGVTMLLVAAEPDLGTAIFLGMSTVLVMWLSHCPTKYFVAVGALTAPVVMLAALLRPYQLARLQGFADTWLHPERAPYQVQQSLTTLGVGGISGTGLGKGWQKLSFLPEANTDFVFAVIGEELGLIGTLSVMGLWAGLYLTGLKLIRRVPHDSFEGTLALTLLGQLVIQAGVNMAVVTALLPPKGISHPFISYGGSNLIVSILALGVILSLTRQESKEDRSETVAFITAA is encoded by the coding sequence ATGTCCCCTGTGAACAACCGAGACGACTCGATCGCCGGTCTGTTCGTCACCTGTGCCGGGTTGCTCCTGGCGGTGGGGATGCTGATGGTTTACAGCTCGAGCATCACTGCTGTTCCCAGCCAGGAAGAGCAACTGTATCTGTCGCGGCAGTTGACGTTCCTGCTCGCGGCGGGTCTGGCGGGGATATTGGCGTCCCAACTGCCTGCCTGGGTCTGGCGGAAGGGGGCTCCGGTCTTTTTCCTGGCGACGGTGGTGCTGCTGGTACTCGTCCTGGTGCCGGGAATCGGGCGGTCGGTGAATGGGGCGCAGCGCTGGTTTCGACTGGGGTTCATCTCATTGCAACCTTCCGAAACCGCGAAGCTCACACTTCCGATGCTGCTCTGCGCGATCCGTTACGGCCGCAAGAGGGGACAACTGCAGAGTCTCTCTCAATGCGCCGCGTTGGCGGGTGTGACGATGTTGTTGGTCGCCGCCGAGCCGGACCTGGGAACGGCGATCTTTTTGGGGATGTCGACGGTGCTGGTGATGTGGCTGAGCCATTGCCCGACGAAATACTTCGTTGCCGTTGGCGCGTTGACGGCTCCCGTGGTGATGCTGGCAGCGCTGCTGCGGCCCTACCAGTTGGCACGGCTGCAGGGTTTCGCGGATACCTGGCTGCATCCGGAACGGGCGCCCTATCAGGTGCAGCAGTCGCTCACGACGTTGGGAGTCGGAGGGATCAGCGGGACCGGGTTAGGGAAGGGCTGGCAGAAGCTCAGCTTTCTGCCTGAGGCGAATACCGACTTTGTGTTTGCGGTGATTGGGGAAGAACTGGGCCTGATCGGGACGCTGTCGGTGATGGGGTTGTGGGCTGGGCTGTACCTGACGGGTTTGAAACTGATTCGCCGCGTGCCACACGATTCCTTCGAAGGGACGCTGGCGCTGACTCTGCTGGGGCAACTGGTAATTCAGGCGGGCGTCAACATGGCGGTGGTGACGGCACTGCTGCCGCCCAAAGGGATTTCGCACCCGTTCATCAGCTACGGGGGGAGCAACCTGATTGTGAGCATTCTGGCTTTGGGTGTGATTCTGAGCCTGACGAGGCAGGAGTCAAAAGAGGATCGGTCCGAGACGGTCGCTTTCATCACGGCGGCGTAA
- the murG gene encoding undecaprenyldiphospho-muramoylpentapeptide beta-N-acetylglucosaminyltransferase: MSEWSLVISGGGSGGHLFPALAVVEELRKRPNGPSRVLFLTSQRAIEKTILDPYGVEQIALPAVESHQFRSRPIRSLWNLRAAVSQASATLRSLPRPVVLGAGGYGSIPGGLAAWWMKCPLVLLEQNIVPGRATSLLSRFAQVICTSFENSERHFPERPKIVCTGNPVRADVAGQTKYEPDLDRKILLVLGGSQGAAFLNRSLLRFGQHNGGALEGWSIVHQTGESDCELVRQTYRDLGIAAEVAPFFDDLADRYQAASLVVTRAGGTTLAEIACAGLPAVIVPYLGSLRDHQLRNAQLFVRGGGAMLVEQLGTASDEQDLGFVIQTCLSNLELRRQLSQGIRTFARPDAAEKVAGIVKKFSRTL, from the coding sequence ATGTCGGAATGGAGTCTGGTGATCAGCGGCGGCGGCAGCGGGGGGCATCTCTTCCCGGCGCTGGCGGTCGTGGAAGAGCTGCGAAAGCGGCCTAATGGTCCGTCGCGAGTCCTGTTTCTCACGTCCCAACGGGCCATTGAAAAAACGATTCTCGATCCTTACGGCGTTGAGCAGATTGCGTTGCCGGCGGTGGAGAGCCATCAGTTTCGAAGTCGCCCGATCCGTTCGCTGTGGAATTTGCGGGCAGCGGTTTCTCAAGCGTCGGCGACGTTGCGTTCGCTGCCGCGACCGGTGGTGCTGGGGGCTGGCGGGTATGGCAGCATCCCAGGCGGTCTGGCCGCGTGGTGGATGAAATGCCCGCTGGTGCTGCTGGAACAGAATATCGTGCCCGGCCGGGCGACATCGCTGCTGAGCCGGTTTGCACAAGTGATCTGTACGAGCTTTGAGAACAGCGAGCGACATTTCCCGGAACGACCCAAAATTGTCTGTACTGGAAATCCAGTTCGAGCGGACGTGGCGGGACAGACCAAATACGAACCGGATCTTGATCGCAAAATTCTGCTGGTGTTGGGCGGCAGTCAGGGGGCTGCGTTTCTCAATCGATCGCTGTTGAGATTCGGCCAGCACAATGGTGGCGCACTCGAAGGCTGGAGCATCGTGCATCAGACCGGAGAGAGCGACTGTGAACTCGTCCGACAGACGTATCGAGACCTGGGTATTGCCGCGGAAGTCGCCCCGTTCTTTGATGACCTGGCGGACCGGTATCAGGCAGCGTCTCTGGTCGTCACACGGGCCGGTGGAACAACGCTGGCCGAGATCGCCTGTGCAGGTCTGCCGGCAGTGATCGTGCCGTATCTAGGATCTCTGCGCGATCATCAGCTGCGGAATGCGCAGCTCTTCGTTCGCGGCGGCGGGGCGATGCTGGTCGAGCAGCTCGGAACGGCCAGCGACGAGCAGGATCTCGGATTTGTAATCCAAACTTGTCTGTCAAATCTGGAACTGCGCCGGCAGCTGTCGCAGGGAATCCGCACGTTTGCTCGTCCCGACGCGGCTGAGAAAGTTGCGGGCATCGTCAAAAAATTTAGCCGCACACTTTAG